A genome region from Tolypothrix sp. PCC 7712 includes the following:
- the rplD gene encoding 50S ribosomal protein L4 produces MVQSIVKNWQGEQVGETSFDLRVAKEETAAHIVHRALVRQQTNARQGTASTKTRSEVRGGGRKPWRQKGTGRARAGSIRSPLWRGGGVIFGPKPRDFDLKMNRKERRLALRTAFVSRLDDLIVVEEFSEQLSRPKTKELVAALARWGAAPEAKTLLILSEIAENINLSARNVENLKVIAANQLNVFDLLHADKIVVTASAIEKIQEVYSA; encoded by the coding sequence ATGGTTCAGAGTATAGTTAAAAATTGGCAAGGAGAACAAGTCGGAGAGACTTCGTTTGATTTGCGCGTTGCCAAAGAAGAAACAGCGGCTCATATTGTACATAGAGCCTTAGTTAGACAACAGACTAATGCTCGTCAAGGAACTGCTAGTACAAAAACCCGTTCTGAAGTAAGAGGCGGTGGTCGCAAACCTTGGCGGCAAAAAGGTACAGGTCGCGCTCGTGCAGGGTCAATCCGTTCACCCCTATGGCGTGGTGGTGGCGTAATCTTCGGGCCAAAACCCAGAGATTTTGATTTAAAAATGAACCGCAAAGAGCGGCGCTTGGCACTGCGAACAGCTTTTGTCAGCCGCCTTGACGATTTAATAGTAGTAGAAGAATTTAGCGAACAGCTATCTCGCCCCAAAACCAAAGAATTAGTTGCAGCACTGGCCCGTTGGGGAGCTGCACCAGAAGCTAAGACACTTTTGATTTTGTCGGAAATTGCGGAAAACATTAACTTGTCAGCCCGCAACGTAGAAAATTTAAAGGTAATTGCAGCAAATCAATTAAATGTTTTCGATTTACTGCACGCTGACAAAATTGTAGTTACAGCCTCAGCAATAGAAAAAATTCAGGAGGTCTACAGTGCCTAA
- a CDS encoding 50S ribosomal protein L23, whose protein sequence is MPNFDPRDLADLVRRPIVTEKATILMELNKYTFEVTPKATKPEIKAAIEDLFQVKVVKVNTLNPPRKKKRVGKFIGYKPQYKKAIVTIASGDVEKVRQVLFPEV, encoded by the coding sequence GTGCCTAACTTCGACCCCCGAGACCTCGCCGACTTAGTACGTCGCCCAATTGTGACAGAAAAAGCGACCATCCTGATGGAGTTAAACAAATACACTTTTGAAGTAACTCCTAAAGCGACTAAACCAGAAATTAAAGCTGCGATTGAAGACTTATTTCAGGTCAAGGTTGTCAAAGTCAATACTTTGAACCCACCACGGAAAAAAAAGCGTGTGGGCAAATTTATTGGTTACAAGCCCCAATATAAGAAAGCGATTGTCACTATCGCATCTGGGGATGTAGAAAAGGTTAGACAAGTTCTATTCCCAGAGGTCTAA
- the rplB gene encoding 50S ribosomal protein L2, producing the protein MGTRSYRPYTPSTRQVTISDFAEITKTEPEKSLTKYVHRPKGRNNQGRITSRRRGGGHKQLYRIIDFKRDKRNITGTVTAIEYDPNRNARIALVLYEDGEKRYILQPNGLKVGTKITAGPESPIEDGNALPLANIPLGTSVHNVEMTPGKGGQIVRSAGATAQVVAKEGNYVTLKLPSGEVRLIRRECYATIGQVGNTDARNLSAGKAGRNRWKGRRPKVRGSVMNPVDHPHGGGEGRAPIGRSGPVTPWGKPTLGAKTRKPKKASSKFIVRRRRKSSKRGRGGRES; encoded by the coding sequence ATGGGTACTCGTTCTTATCGCCCCTATACCCCTAGTACTCGCCAAGTTACAATCTCTGACTTTGCGGAAATTACTAAAACTGAGCCAGAAAAATCGCTCACTAAGTACGTACATCGTCCAAAAGGACGAAATAATCAAGGGCGGATTACAAGCCGTCGTCGGGGTGGCGGTCACAAACAGCTTTACCGCATCATCGATTTTAAAAGAGATAAGCGTAACATTACAGGTACAGTCACAGCCATTGAGTACGATCCAAATCGCAATGCGCGGATTGCCTTGGTGTTGTATGAAGATGGTGAAAAACGGTATATTCTTCAACCCAATGGGTTAAAAGTTGGCACCAAAATTACTGCTGGGCCAGAATCTCCTATTGAAGATGGCAATGCTTTACCTTTAGCGAATATTCCTTTGGGTACCAGTGTTCACAACGTAGAAATGACACCTGGAAAAGGCGGTCAAATTGTGCGTTCTGCTGGTGCTACCGCGCAAGTTGTAGCTAAAGAAGGCAATTACGTCACTTTGAAGCTACCTTCCGGTGAAGTTCGTTTAATTCGCCGCGAATGTTACGCCACCATTGGACAAGTAGGTAACACCGACGCGAGAAACTTGAGTGCTGGTAAAGCCGGAAGAAATCGCTGGAAGGGTCGCCGTCCTAAAGTTAGAGGTAGCGTCATGAACCCCGTTGACCACCCCCACGGTGGTGGTGAAGGTAGAGCGCCAATTGGTAGATCTGGGCCTGTTACTCCTTGGGGTAAACCTACTTTAGGTGCTAAAACCCGCAAACCCAAGAAAGCTAGCAGTAAATTCATTGTACGCCGTCGCCGTAAATCTTCTAAACGCGGTCGTGGTGGTCGTGAATCTTAA
- the rpsS gene encoding 30S ribosomal protein S19, translating into MGRSLKKGPFVADHLLSKIEKLNAKNEKQVIKTWSRASTILPLMVGHTIAVHNGRQHVPVFVNEQMVGHKLGEFAPTRTYRGHGKSDKKSGR; encoded by the coding sequence ATGGGTCGTTCTCTTAAAAAAGGTCCTTTCGTAGCCGATCACTTGCTCAGCAAAATTGAAAAGCTAAACGCTAAAAACGAAAAACAAGTTATTAAAACTTGGTCGAGAGCATCGACAATTTTACCCTTGATGGTAGGTCACACCATCGCAGTCCATAACGGACGGCAACATGTCCCCGTTTTTGTCAACGAGCAAATGGTAGGGCACAAGTTGGGAGAATTTGCCCCCACACGTACCTACAGGGGTCATGGTAAAAGTGACAAAAAATCAGGGAGATAG
- the rplV gene encoding 50S ribosomal protein L22, whose translation MATDTTEVKAIARFIRISPYKVRRVLDQIRGRSYREALIILEFMPYRACDPVLKVLRSAAANAEHNAGLDRAQLVITQAYADQGPVLKRFQPRAQGRAYQIRKPTCHITVAVAAGAAE comes from the coding sequence ATGGCTACTGATACAACTGAAGTCAAAGCGATCGCTCGTTTTATCCGCATTTCTCCCTATAAAGTACGTCGTGTACTCGATCAGATTCGGGGCAGATCGTACCGAGAAGCGCTAATTATCCTAGAATTCATGCCTTATAGAGCCTGTGACCCAGTTTTAAAGGTTCTCAGAAGCGCTGCTGCTAATGCCGAGCATAATGCTGGTTTAGACCGTGCTCAACTCGTAATTACTCAGGCATACGCAGACCAAGGCCCAGTACTCAAAAGATTCCAACCCAGAGCGCAGGGTAGAGCTTACCAAATTCGCAAGCCAACGTGTCATATCACTGTAGCTGTAGCCGCAGGCGCTGCTGAATAA
- the rpsC gene encoding 30S ribosomal protein S3: MGQKIHPVGFRLGITQEHQSRWFAVPDKYPELLQEDYKLRQYIEQKLGRLAQNNAGISEVRIERKADQIDLEVRTARPGVVVGRGGQGIESLRTGLQELLGSNRQIRINVVEVQRVDADAYLIAEYIAQQLERRVSFRRVVRQAIQRAQRAGVQGIKVQVSGRLNGAEIARTEWTREGRVPLHTLRADIDYSYCTAKTVYGILGIKVWVFKGEIIPGQEEAAPAPTSREREREPRRRQQQRRRQQFEDRSNEG, encoded by the coding sequence GTGGGACAAAAGATTCATCCAGTTGGTTTTCGGCTGGGTATTACACAAGAACACCAATCTCGCTGGTTTGCCGTTCCTGATAAATATCCAGAACTGCTCCAAGAAGACTACAAACTCCGTCAATATATCGAACAAAAGCTAGGCAGACTTGCTCAAAACAACGCTGGCATTTCAGAGGTAAGGATTGAGCGGAAAGCCGACCAAATCGACTTAGAAGTTCGTACAGCTAGACCTGGCGTAGTAGTAGGTCGTGGTGGTCAAGGTATCGAATCCTTACGTACCGGACTGCAAGAACTTTTGGGTAGCAATCGCCAAATTCGCATCAACGTAGTAGAAGTACAACGAGTTGATGCTGATGCTTATTTGATTGCGGAATATATCGCTCAACAACTAGAACGACGTGTATCTTTCCGTCGGGTAGTACGCCAAGCGATTCAACGTGCCCAACGCGCTGGTGTTCAAGGCATTAAAGTTCAAGTGAGCGGACGGCTCAACGGTGCAGAAATTGCCCGTACAGAATGGACTCGTGAAGGTAGAGTACCTCTACATACCTTAAGAGCTGACATCGATTACTCTTACTGCACAGCTAAAACCGTTTATGGAATTCTGGGCATCAAAGTATGGGTATTTAAAGGCGAAATCATCCCCGGACAAGAAGAAGCCGCACCCGCACCCACATCTCGTGAACGCGAACGCGAACCTCGTCGCCGTCAACAACAACGCCGTCGCCAACAATTTGAAGACCGCTCAAATGAAGGGTAA
- the rplP gene encoding 50S ribosomal protein L16, which translates to MLSPRRTKFRKQQRGRMEGLAHRGSTLNFGDFALQAQEPAWITSRQIEASRRAMTRYIRRGGQIWIRIFPDKPVTMRPAETRMGSGKGNPEFWVAVVKPGRILFEIAGVSEEVAREAMRLAAYKLPIKTKFIVRPQVQEQE; encoded by the coding sequence ATGTTAAGTCCAAGAAGAACTAAATTCCGCAAACAACAGCGCGGACGGATGGAGGGTCTAGCCCACCGTGGTAGCACCCTGAACTTTGGCGATTTCGCACTCCAAGCACAAGAACCAGCTTGGATTACCTCCAGACAAATCGAGGCTTCTCGTCGAGCCATGACCCGCTACATTCGCCGGGGTGGACAAATTTGGATTCGGATTTTCCCTGATAAACCCGTAACCATGCGTCCCGCTGAAACCCGGATGGGTTCCGGTAAAGGTAACCCCGAGTTTTGGGTAGCTGTAGTGAAGCCAGGGCGGATTTTGTTTGAAATCGCTGGTGTTTCCGAAGAAGTTGCCCGCGAAGCCATGCGCTTGGCTGCATACAAGCTGCCAATCAAAACTAAATTTATCGTGCGCCCTCAAGTACAGGAGCAGGAGTAG
- the rpmC gene encoding 50S ribosomal protein L29 — MPLPKISEARELTDEKLAEEIVAVKRQLFQLRLQKATRQLDKPHQFKHARHRLAQLLTVEGERKRAASQQSQEQK, encoded by the coding sequence ATGCCTCTTCCCAAGATTTCAGAAGCTAGAGAATTAACTGACGAAAAACTGGCTGAGGAAATTGTTGCTGTTAAAAGACAACTATTTCAGTTGCGTTTGCAAAAAGCGACCAGACAATTAGACAAGCCCCATCAGTTTAAACATGCCCGACATCGCCTAGCACAATTGCTAACGGTAGAAGGAGAAAGAAAACGGGCAGCAAGTCAACAGTCTCAAGAACAAAAGTAG
- the rpsQ gene encoding 30S ribosomal protein S17 produces the protein MAVKERVGLVVSDKMQKTVVVAVENRAPHPKYGKIVVQTRRYKAHDEDNQCKVGDRVRIQETRPLSKTKRWQVTEILNAKATT, from the coding sequence ATGGCAGTCAAAGAACGAGTTGGCTTGGTAGTGAGCGATAAAATGCAAAAAACGGTAGTAGTAGCCGTAGAAAACCGCGCTCCTCACCCCAAGTACGGCAAAATTGTAGTTCAAACCCGGCGCTATAAAGCTCATGATGAGGACAATCAGTGCAAAGTGGGCGATCGCGTTCGCATTCAGGAAACTAGACCCCTGAGCAAAACCAAGCGCTGGCAAGTCACAGAAATTCTCAACGCTAAAGCTACAACTTAA
- the rplN gene encoding 50S ribosomal protein L14, giving the protein MIQPQTYLNVADNSGARKLMCIRVLGAGNRRYGGVGDKIIAVVKDAQPNMAVKKSDVVEAVIVRTRKSINRDSGMSIRFDDNAAVIINKDGNPRGTRVFGPVARELRDKNFTKIVSLAPEVL; this is encoded by the coding sequence GTGATTCAACCCCAGACTTACCTGAATGTCGCAGATAATAGTGGTGCCCGGAAGCTAATGTGCATCCGCGTGTTAGGCGCAGGCAACCGCCGTTATGGTGGCGTGGGTGATAAAATTATTGCCGTTGTCAAAGATGCTCAACCAAATATGGCTGTGAAAAAGTCAGATGTGGTAGAGGCAGTAATTGTCCGCACTCGTAAAAGTATTAATCGAGACAGCGGTATGAGCATTCGATTTGACGATAACGCTGCAGTAATCATCAACAAAGATGGTAATCCTAGAGGCACACGGGTATTTGGCCCAGTCGCACGGGAACTGCGTGATAAGAACTTCACCAAAATAGTTTCGTTGGCTCCGGAGGTGCTGTAA
- the rplX gene encoding 50S ribosomal protein L24, with translation MAKQPQPKVFHKMHVKTGDTVQVIAGKDKGKVGEVIKALPQLSKVIVKGVNIKTKHVKPQQEGESGRIVTQEFPIHSSNVMLYSTKQNVASRVCYTFTDEGKKVRKLKKTGEILDK, from the coding sequence ATGGCAAAACAGCCACAACCCAAGGTGTTTCATAAAATGCACGTCAAAACTGGCGACACTGTACAAGTAATCGCTGGTAAGGACAAAGGCAAAGTTGGTGAAGTGATCAAAGCACTGCCACAACTTAGTAAAGTTATTGTCAAAGGCGTAAATATTAAAACTAAGCACGTCAAGCCTCAACAAGAGGGAGAATCTGGAAGAATTGTGACTCAAGAATTCCCGATTCATAGCTCCAACGTGATGCTTTACTCCACTAAGCAAAATGTCGCCAGCCGCGTATGCTACACCTTCACCGATGAAGGCAAGAAAGTACGGAAGCTCAAGAAAACCGGCGAGATCCTGGATAAATAG
- the rplE gene encoding 50S ribosomal protein L5: MATTRLKTLYNETIVPKLTNQFQYTNVHQVPKLVKITVNRGLGEAASNAKALDASLNEIALITGQKPVVTRAKKAIAGFKIRQGMPVGIMVTLRGERMYAFLDRLVSLSLPRIRDFRGVSPKSFDGRGNYTLGVREQLIFPEVEYDSIDQIRGLDISIITTAKNDEEGRALLKELGMPFRDQ; the protein is encoded by the coding sequence ATGGCGACAACAAGACTCAAAACCTTATACAACGAGACAATCGTCCCTAAACTGACCAATCAGTTTCAATATACCAACGTTCATCAAGTACCGAAGTTGGTCAAGATTACTGTGAACAGAGGTTTGGGAGAAGCAGCATCCAACGCCAAAGCACTGGATGCGTCTCTAAATGAAATTGCCTTGATCACTGGTCAAAAACCAGTAGTAACACGGGCGAAAAAGGCGATCGCGGGCTTCAAAATCCGTCAAGGTATGCCTGTTGGGATCATGGTGACCTTAAGAGGCGAAAGGATGTATGCCTTCCTCGATAGACTTGTTAGCTTATCCCTACCTAGAATTAGAGATTTTCGCGGCGTTAGCCCTAAGAGCTTTGACGGACGCGGTAACTACACTCTAGGTGTACGAGAGCAGCTGATTTTTCCAGAAGTCGAGTACGACAGCATCGATCAAATCCGTGGTTTAGATATTTCCATCATTACCACAGCGAAAAACGACGAAGAAGGTCGCGCCCTACTGAAAGAATTGGGTATGCCTTTTCGCGATCAATAA
- the rpsH gene encoding 30S ribosomal protein S8, whose protein sequence is MAANDTIADMLTRIRNANLARHQTTLVPATKLTRSIAKVLRDEGFIAEFEESGEGVKRNLVIALKYKGKNRQPLITALKRVSKPGLRVYSNRKDLPRVLGGIGIAIISTSSGIMTDREARRQNLGGEVLCYVW, encoded by the coding sequence ATGGCGGCTAACGACACAATTGCAGATATGCTGACGCGCATCCGCAATGCCAACTTGGCGAGGCATCAAACTACACTAGTGCCCGCAACAAAACTTACCCGTAGTATTGCTAAAGTGCTACGTGATGAAGGCTTTATTGCTGAATTTGAAGAATCAGGTGAAGGGGTAAAACGCAATCTGGTGATTGCCTTGAAATACAAGGGTAAAAATCGTCAGCCACTGATTACTGCCCTCAAGCGGGTTAGTAAGCCAGGTTTGCGGGTTTACTCCAATAGAAAAGATTTACCCAGAGTACTGGGCGGTATCGGCATTGCCATTATTTCAACATCCAGTGGGATTATGACAGACCGCGAAGCGCGTCGTCAGAACTTGGGTGGAGAAGTACTGTGCTATGTCTGGTAG